Proteins from a genomic interval of Bacteroidota bacterium:
- the ruvA gene encoding Holliday junction branch migration protein RuvA: MIAYLSGKITFKSPTHILLETGGIGYMVKISLNTYERIQKMDACTLHTSLIVKIENQSVSGFDLYGFFEETEKDLFEKLISVSGVGAATARMMLSSFKPDEIKNAIITENEAMIQSIKGIGPKSAKRIILELKDKVGKMSAEHSLQPTSNNTLKEEALFALLALGFNKQAAEKVIIRLMSHGEIKSVEQLIKEALKLL, encoded by the coding sequence ATGATAGCATATCTTAGCGGGAAAATCACATTCAAAAGCCCTACTCATATCCTTCTCGAAACAGGAGGCATAGGGTATATGGTCAAGATTAGTCTGAATACTTATGAAAGAATTCAGAAGATGGACGCCTGCACCCTGCACACTTCACTCATTGTCAAGATTGAAAATCAATCGGTCTCCGGTTTTGACCTCTACGGCTTTTTTGAGGAGACGGAAAAGGATCTTTTTGAAAAATTGATTTCTGTTTCCGGGGTTGGAGCTGCTACGGCGAGGATGATGTTGTCCTCATTTAAGCCGGATGAAATTAAAAATGCCATCATCACAGAGAACGAAGCCATGATTCAGAGTATCAAGGGTATTGGTCCTAAATCGGCTAAAAGAATCATCCTGGAGTTGAAGGATAAAGTTGGAAAAATGTCAGCCGAACACAGTCTACAACCCACTTCAAACAATACTTTGAAGGAAGAAGCGTTATTCGCTCTTCTTGCCCTCGGCTTTAATAAACAGGCGGCAGAAAAGGTGATAATCAGGCTGATGAGTCATGGAGAAATCAAGAGTGTGGAGCAATTAATTAAGGAGGCACTAAAGTTGCTTTAG